A single region of the Malaclemys terrapin pileata isolate rMalTer1 chromosome 2, rMalTer1.hap1, whole genome shotgun sequence genome encodes:
- the SEM1 gene encoding 26S proteasome complex subunit SEM1 isoform X1: MAEKKPPVDLGLLEEDDEFEEFPAEDWAGLDEDEDAHVWEDNWDDDNVEDDFSNQLRLQSEVGTAFLYHNPLTIPELN; this comes from the exons ATGGCCGAGAAGAAGCCGCCCGTGGACCTGGGGCTCCTGGAGGAGGATGACGAGTTCGAGGAGTTCCCGGCGGAAG ACTGGGCTGGTTTAGATGAAGATGAAGATGCACATGTCTGGGAAGACAATTGGGATGATGACAATGTAGAAGATGACTTCTCCAATCAGTTAAG ACTCCAGTCTGAGGTTGGAACAGCATTCCTCTACCACAATCCACTGACAATCCCTG AGCTGAACTAG
- the SEM1 gene encoding 26S proteasome complex subunit SEM1 isoform X2, whose product MAEKKPPVDLGLLEEDDEFEEFPAEDWAGLDEDEDAHVWEDNWDDDNVEDDFSNQLRAELEKHGYKMETS is encoded by the exons ATGGCCGAGAAGAAGCCGCCCGTGGACCTGGGGCTCCTGGAGGAGGATGACGAGTTCGAGGAGTTCCCGGCGGAAG ACTGGGCTGGTTTAGATGAAGATGAAGATGCACATGTCTGGGAAGACAATTGGGATGATGACAATGTAGAAGATGACTTCTCCAATCAGTTAAG AGCTGAACTAGAAAAACATGGATACAAGATGGAGACCTCATAG